The Rhodopseudomonas palustris genome window below encodes:
- a CDS encoding MexW/MexI family multidrug efflux RND transporter permease subunit: MGALTDIFIKRPVLSLVVSLLILLIGFRAATTLPIRQYPKLSNTVITVTTVYPGASPDLMQGFITTPLEQAVASAEGIDYITSSSTQGQSLITVYVKLNFDPNQALTEVLAKVNSVKYLIPREANDPVIVKSTGETTAVMYIGFSSNELSGSAISDYLTRVVQPVLSTVEGVASADILGGQTFAMRIWLDPIRMAGRGVSPDDVAAAIRANNFQAAAGQTKGYLTVSNVSTNADLQNVDQFKQMTVKAKDGGFIRLQDVATVELAAQSTDSSVAFSGERAIFIGVQATPQGNPLNIVSGVRALFPDIERNLPPSLKMKVAYDSTKFIRSSIDEVEMTLIEAVGIVIVVIFLFLASFRSVIIPVVTIPLSLIGVCTAMLAMGFSINLLTLLAMVLAIGLVVDDAIVVVENIHRHLEEGKSPVQASLIGAREIVGPVISMTITLAAVYAPIGFLGGLTGALFREFAFTLAGAVIVSGIIALTLSPMMCSVLLKHQESQGWFARKVDNVFGATTRWYGRQLDRSLDYRPITGMFALVILGLVGFMYMNTAKELAPEEDQGIVFAVTKGPKYANIDYSNYYGEKLDKAFAGFPETDLRFILNGTSGPNNGIAGMLLKPWDERERSSIKLKPLVQNELSKIEGVNAFAFNLPPLPGGPGGLPIQMVINSTTGFRAVYEEMVKLKDAARKSGLFIVADSDLDFNQPVVRVKIDRNKANDLGITMSQIGGTLATLLGGNYTNRFNLEGRSYQVIPQVPRADRLSPNSLDGYYVPSATGQQVPLSTLVSIETATDPNALTHFNQLNSATFQAVPMPGVTVGQAVDFLEQQAKNLPSGFNHDYLADARQYVKEGNQLAITFGFALIIIFLVLAAQFESLRDPLVIMISVPMAISGALIPLFFGVATINIYTQVGLLTLVGLISKHGILMVEFARELQLKEGLDKRSAMEMAARVRLRPILMTTAAMVTGLLPLLSASGAGAASRFSIGLVVVSGMLIGTLFTLFVLPAVYVAIGTDHRAASESERAKQIEDYEMEQASPSLKPT, from the coding sequence ATGGGTGCCCTCACCGATATCTTCATCAAGCGGCCGGTGCTGTCGCTGGTGGTCAGCCTGCTGATCCTGCTGATCGGCTTCAGGGCCGCGACCACGCTGCCGATCCGCCAGTATCCCAAGCTGTCGAACACCGTGATCACCGTCACCACGGTGTATCCCGGCGCCTCGCCGGACCTGATGCAGGGCTTCATCACCACCCCGCTCGAGCAGGCCGTCGCCTCGGCCGAGGGCATCGACTACATCACCTCGTCCTCGACCCAGGGCCAGAGCCTGATCACGGTCTACGTCAAGCTCAATTTCGATCCGAACCAGGCGCTCACCGAGGTTCTGGCGAAGGTCAATTCGGTCAAATATCTGATCCCGCGCGAAGCCAACGATCCGGTCATCGTCAAATCCACCGGCGAGACCACGGCGGTGATGTATATCGGCTTCTCCAGCAACGAGCTGTCCGGCTCGGCGATCTCGGACTATCTGACGCGCGTGGTGCAGCCGGTGCTGTCCACCGTCGAAGGCGTGGCCTCCGCCGACATTCTCGGCGGCCAGACCTTCGCGATGCGGATCTGGCTGGATCCGATACGGATGGCCGGGCGCGGGGTGTCTCCCGACGACGTCGCAGCAGCGATCCGCGCCAACAACTTCCAGGCGGCCGCGGGTCAGACCAAGGGCTATCTCACGGTCTCCAACGTCAGTACCAACGCCGATCTGCAGAACGTCGACCAGTTCAAGCAGATGACGGTGAAGGCCAAGGACGGCGGCTTCATCAGGTTGCAGGACGTCGCCACGGTGGAGCTCGCCGCGCAGAGTACCGATTCCAGCGTGGCGTTCTCCGGCGAGCGCGCGATCTTCATCGGCGTGCAGGCGACGCCGCAGGGCAACCCGCTCAACATCGTCTCGGGTGTGCGCGCGCTGTTCCCGGATATCGAGCGCAATCTGCCGCCGTCGCTGAAGATGAAGGTCGCCTACGATTCGACCAAATTCATCCGCTCGTCTATCGACGAGGTCGAGATGACGCTGATCGAGGCGGTGGGGATCGTCATCGTGGTGATCTTCCTGTTCCTCGCCTCGTTCCGGTCGGTGATCATCCCGGTGGTGACGATTCCGCTGTCGCTGATCGGCGTCTGCACGGCGATGCTGGCGATGGGCTTCAGTATCAATCTGCTGACGCTGCTGGCGATGGTGCTGGCGATCGGCCTCGTGGTCGACGACGCCATCGTCGTGGTCGAGAACATCCATCGACATCTCGAGGAGGGCAAGAGTCCCGTCCAGGCCTCGCTGATCGGGGCCCGCGAGATCGTCGGGCCGGTGATCTCGATGACCATCACGCTGGCCGCGGTGTACGCGCCGATCGGCTTCCTCGGCGGCCTCACCGGCGCGCTGTTCCGCGAATTCGCCTTCACGCTCGCGGGCGCGGTGATCGTATCAGGCATCATCGCGCTGACGCTGTCGCCGATGATGTGCTCGGTGCTGCTGAAGCATCAGGAGAGCCAGGGCTGGTTCGCCCGCAAGGTCGACAACGTGTTCGGCGCCACCACGCGCTGGTATGGACGCCAGCTCGATCGTTCGCTGGACTACCGGCCGATCACCGGGATGTTCGCGCTGGTGATCCTCGGCCTGGTCGGCTTCATGTACATGAATACGGCCAAGGAGCTCGCGCCCGAGGAAGACCAGGGCATCGTGTTCGCGGTGACCAAGGGGCCGAAATACGCCAATATCGACTACTCCAACTACTACGGAGAGAAGCTCGACAAGGCGTTCGCGGGCTTCCCGGAGACCGACCTGCGCTTCATCCTGAACGGCACGTCGGGCCCGAACAACGGCATCGCCGGCATGTTGCTGAAGCCGTGGGACGAGCGCGAGCGGTCGTCGATCAAGCTCAAGCCGCTGGTGCAGAACGAGCTCAGCAAGATCGAGGGCGTCAACGCCTTCGCCTTCAACCTGCCGCCGCTGCCCGGCGGTCCGGGCGGCCTGCCGATCCAGATGGTGATCAACTCCACCACCGGCTTCCGCGCGGTCTACGAGGAGATGGTCAAGCTCAAGGACGCGGCGCGCAAGAGCGGTCTGTTCATCGTCGCCGACAGCGATCTCGATTTCAACCAGCCGGTGGTGCGGGTGAAGATCGACCGCAACAAGGCCAACGATCTCGGCATCACCATGTCGCAGATCGGCGGCACGCTGGCGACGCTGCTCGGCGGCAACTACACCAACCGCTTCAACCTGGAAGGCCGGTCGTATCAGGTCATCCCGCAGGTGCCGCGCGCGGATCGGCTGTCGCCGAATTCGCTCGACGGCTACTATGTGCCGAGCGCCACCGGGCAGCAGGTGCCGCTGTCGACGCTGGTGTCGATCGAGACCGCGACCGACCCGAACGCGCTGACGCATTTCAACCAGCTCAACTCCGCCACCTTCCAGGCGGTGCCGATGCCGGGCGTCACGGTGGGGCAGGCGGTGGACTTCCTCGAGCAGCAGGCGAAAAACCTGCCCTCCGGCTTCAACCACGATTATCTCGCCGACGCGCGGCAATACGTGAAGGAGGGCAATCAGCTCGCCATCACCTTCGGCTTCGCGCTGATCATCATCTTCCTGGTGCTGGCCGCGCAGTTCGAAAGCCTGCGCGATCCGCTGGTGATCATGATCTCGGTGCCGATGGCGATCTCGGGCGCGTTGATCCCGCTGTTCTTCGGCGTGGCGACGATCAACATCTACACCCAGGTCGGGCTGCTGACGCTGGTCGGCCTGATCAGCAAGCACGGCATTCTGATGGTCGAGTTCGCCCGCGAGCTGCAGCTCAAGGAAGGGCTCGACAAGCGTTCCGCGATGGAGATGGCGGCGCGGGTCCGGCTGCGGCCGATCCTGATGACCACCGCCGCGATGGTCACCGGCCTGCTGCCGCTGCTGAGCGCGTCGGGCGCCGGCGCCGCGAGCCGGTTCTCGATCGGCCTCGTGGTGGTGTCCGGCATGTTGATCGGCACGCTGTTCACGCTGTTCGTGCTGCCGGCCGTCTATGTCGCGATCGGCACCGATCACCGTGCGGCGTCGGAGTCCGAGCGCGCCAAGCAGATCGAGGATTACGAGATGGAGCAGGCCTCGCCGTCGCTGAAGCCGACCTGA
- a CDS encoding efflux RND transporter periplasmic adaptor subunit, giving the protein MTLATETPPAARSAPEKPRPRPVRMTRWFIIIGLLLAILVGGLVGFNAFRSHMIAQFFANNKPPPINVSIAEAKSEVVPNLLTAVGDLAAVHQVNVTSDVNGRITDILFTPGAEVKAGAKLLQLYDAPEQADLANYRAQVKVAELSLDRAKQLAARQFGPQATVDQAQASFDQANAGIARTEAVISQKLVRAPFDGVLGVRRVEVGQYLTAGTQIVTLTDLSRVYTNFTVTEKDSGTLKVGQAVRVTVDAYPGRVFEGKITTIEPQISAETRNIRVQGTLDNPEHILKPGMFATTTVVLPDKPAVITVPETAVDYTLYGDSVFLIKEEKADDGKTSLSAVRTFVRTGERIHGRAVIQSGLKAGDRVVAVGQLKLQSGAAVAISKDPPPPIPATPPRY; this is encoded by the coding sequence ATGACGCTTGCGACAGAAACCCCGCCCGCTGCGCGGTCGGCCCCTGAAAAGCCGCGCCCCCGTCCGGTGCGGATGACCCGATGGTTCATCATCATCGGGTTGCTGCTGGCTATTCTGGTGGGCGGGCTGGTCGGCTTCAATGCCTTCCGCAGCCACATGATCGCGCAGTTCTTCGCCAACAACAAACCGCCGCCGATCAACGTCTCGATCGCCGAGGCGAAGTCCGAGGTGGTGCCGAACCTGCTGACCGCGGTCGGCGATCTCGCCGCCGTGCATCAGGTCAACGTCACCTCCGACGTCAACGGACGCATCACCGACATTCTGTTCACGCCAGGTGCCGAGGTCAAAGCGGGCGCAAAACTGCTGCAGCTCTACGACGCGCCGGAGCAGGCCGACCTCGCCAATTACCGGGCGCAGGTCAAGGTCGCCGAGCTCTCGCTCGACCGCGCCAAGCAGCTCGCCGCACGGCAGTTCGGACCGCAGGCGACGGTCGATCAGGCCCAGGCGTCGTTCGACCAGGCCAATGCCGGCATCGCGCGAACCGAAGCGGTGATCTCGCAGAAGCTGGTGCGCGCGCCGTTCGACGGCGTGCTCGGCGTCCGTCGCGTCGAGGTCGGTCAATATCTCACGGCCGGCACCCAGATCGTGACGCTGACCGACCTGTCGCGGGTCTACACCAACTTCACCGTGACCGAGAAGGACAGCGGCACCTTGAAGGTCGGGCAAGCGGTGCGCGTCACGGTCGACGCCTATCCGGGCCGCGTGTTCGAAGGCAAGATCACCACGATCGAGCCGCAGATCAGCGCCGAAACCCGCAACATCCGGGTGCAGGGCACGCTGGACAATCCCGAGCACATCCTGAAGCCGGGCATGTTCGCGACCACCACGGTGGTGCTGCCGGACAAGCCGGCGGTGATCACCGTGCCGGAAACCGCCGTCGACTACACGCTGTACGGCGACTCCGTGTTCCTGATCAAGGAAGAGAAGGCCGACGATGGCAAGACCAGCCTCAGCGCGGTGCGGACCTTCGTGCGCACCGGGGAGCGGATCCACGGCCGCGCCGTGATCCAGAGCGGTCTGAAGGCCGGCGACCGCGTCGTCGCGGTCGGCCAGCTCAAGCTGCAATCCGGCGCCGCGGTGGCGATTTCCAAGGACCCGCCGCCGCCGATTCCGGCAACGCCGCCGCGCTACTGA
- a CDS encoding TetR/AcrR family transcriptional regulator — protein sequence MNSLRMTRDLRRELILGAAKRCFARNGFAGTTTKSVATAASISEGLLFKHFPSKSVLYAEILAEECEADPALVHLLDLPPSTEALVVVVRNMVAHFLHVSDQPDGEEAQRLRLLVTSQLDDGEFARLVFEKISGLIGPKFAASLDRAVAAGEATRIGQEPMNLFWFAYHTLVTMALGRLPAVPCLAYGEAAALERQTCEYILRGIGLNDDVIAAHLDRELSPEQTSAETTESA from the coding sequence ATGAACTCATTGCGAATGACGCGTGATTTGCGGCGAGAATTGATTCTTGGCGCCGCAAAGCGATGCTTTGCGCGAAACGGCTTTGCGGGGACCACGACCAAGAGCGTCGCCACGGCGGCGTCGATCTCGGAAGGGTTGCTGTTCAAGCATTTTCCGAGCAAATCAGTGCTGTATGCCGAGATTCTGGCGGAAGAGTGCGAGGCCGACCCCGCGCTGGTCCACCTGCTCGACCTGCCGCCGTCGACCGAAGCGCTGGTCGTCGTCGTTCGCAATATGGTCGCGCATTTCTTGCATGTTTCGGATCAGCCGGACGGCGAGGAGGCGCAGCGTCTACGGCTTCTGGTCACGAGCCAGCTCGACGACGGCGAGTTCGCCAGGCTGGTGTTCGAGAAGATCTCCGGGCTGATCGGACCGAAATTCGCCGCTTCGCTCGATCGCGCGGTAGCGGCCGGAGAGGCGACGCGGATCGGGCAGGAGCCGATGAACCTGTTCTGGTTCGCGTATCATACGCTGGTGACGATGGCGCTCGGACGACTGCCGGCGGTGCCATGCCTCGCTTACGGCGAGGCGGCCGCTCTCGAACGGCAGACCTGTGAATACATTTTGCGTGGGATTGGACTGAACGACGACGTAATTGCCGCCCATCTGGATCGCGAGCTATCGCCCGAGCAGACGAGCGCGGAAACGACAGAGAGTGCATAA
- a CDS encoding cytochrome P450, whose amino-acid sequence MEMPSRELAAEFELERLTPEFYDNPYPTYRALQTHQPVKRLRNGGYILTRYDDLVTVYKNTTLFSSDKKREFAPKYGDSLLFEHHTTSLVFNDPPAHTRVRRLITGALSPRAIAGMQPDLIALVDRLLDAMAVKDGVDLIEDFAAAIPIEVIGNLLGVPHDERGPLRDWSLAILGALEPVIGPETFARGNDAVRDFLAYLETLIARRRAEPGDPEHDVLTRLIQGDDGTGEKLSAKELLHNCIFLLNAGHETTTNLIGNGLVALADNPAEKQRLIGQPGLARTAVEEILRYESSNQLGNRITTADVEIGGVAMPANTSLTLCIGAANRDPAQFPDPDRFDVGRTPNRHLAFATGPHQCAGMALARLEGVIALTRFLARFPNYALDGIPSRGGRVRFRGYLRVPCRLGG is encoded by the coding sequence ATGGAAATGCCCTCACGCGAACTGGCGGCGGAGTTCGAGCTCGAACGGCTGACGCCGGAGTTCTACGACAATCCCTACCCCACCTATCGCGCCCTGCAGACGCATCAGCCGGTCAAGCGGCTGCGCAACGGCGGGTACATCCTGACGCGCTATGACGATCTGGTGACGGTCTACAAGAACACCACGCTGTTCAGCTCCGACAAGAAGCGCGAATTCGCGCCGAAATACGGCGACTCGCTGCTGTTCGAGCACCACACCACGAGCCTGGTGTTCAACGACCCGCCGGCGCATACGCGAGTGCGGCGGCTGATCACGGGCGCGCTGTCGCCGCGCGCGATCGCCGGCATGCAGCCGGATCTGATCGCGCTGGTCGACCGCCTGCTCGACGCGATGGCAGTCAAAGACGGCGTCGATCTGATCGAGGATTTCGCCGCCGCGATCCCGATCGAGGTGATCGGCAATCTGCTCGGCGTGCCGCACGACGAACGCGGCCCGTTGCGCGACTGGTCGCTGGCGATTCTCGGCGCGCTGGAGCCGGTGATCGGGCCCGAGACGTTTGCGCGCGGCAATGATGCGGTTCGCGACTTCCTCGCTTATCTCGAAACCCTGATCGCGCGGCGCCGCGCCGAACCCGGCGATCCGGAGCATGACGTCCTGACCCGGCTGATCCAGGGCGACGACGGCACCGGCGAGAAACTGTCGGCCAAGGAGCTGCTGCACAACTGCATCTTCCTGCTCAACGCCGGACACGAGACCACCACCAATCTGATCGGCAACGGACTCGTGGCGCTCGCAGACAATCCTGCGGAGAAGCAGCGGCTGATCGGCCAGCCCGGCCTCGCCCGCACCGCGGTCGAGGAGATCCTGCGCTACGAGAGCTCGAACCAGCTCGGCAACCGCATCACCACCGCGGACGTCGAGATCGGCGGCGTGGCGATGCCGGCCAACACCTCGCTGACGCTGTGCATCGGCGCCGCCAATCGCGACCCGGCGCAATTTCCCGATCCCGACCGGTTCGATGTCGGACGAACGCCGAACCGGCACCTCGCTTTTGCCACGGGGCCGCATCAATGCGCCGGCATGGCGCTGGCGCGGCTCGAAGGCGTGATCGCGCTGACGCGATTTCTGGCGCGCTTCCCCAACTACGCGCTCGACGGCATCCCGTCGCGCGGCGGACGGGTGCGGTTTCGCGGCTATCTGCGCGTGCCGTGCCGGCTCGGCGGCTGA
- a CDS encoding VOC family protein, with the protein MPIVPAAAPEERSAITAIDHLVVLVGDLPAAVATYQTLLARAPAWHATGDGSENVLFTLDNMSLELMAPAGSGGTADRIRAVINLQGEGLASLCFRVSDIGRMHRRLGRLAMQPDPVASVEGRDTRTGATLSWKRTRAATSVTRGVRLFFLELDAERPRSDISGTAPVTGLDHIVVSTSDPERAAALYGSRLGLDMALDRAQQELRRLMFFRCGDVNIEVVHRPVAGSDAEHDKLWGVSWRVEDLDAARARLIDAGLTVTEPRAGRRPGTRVVTVRSGTCRIPTLLVQPEAK; encoded by the coding sequence ATGCCGATCGTGCCGGCTGCAGCGCCGGAGGAGCGTTCGGCGATCACCGCGATCGATCACCTCGTCGTTCTGGTCGGTGACCTGCCCGCGGCGGTCGCGACATATCAGACCCTGCTGGCGCGCGCACCCGCCTGGCACGCGACCGGCGACGGCTCGGAAAACGTTCTGTTCACGCTCGACAACATGTCGCTCGAGCTGATGGCTCCGGCCGGCTCCGGCGGCACTGCCGATCGCATCCGCGCCGTCATCAATCTGCAGGGTGAAGGGCTGGCGAGCCTCTGCTTTCGCGTCTCGGATATCGGCCGGATGCACCGCCGGCTCGGTCGTCTCGCGATGCAGCCGGATCCGGTCGCCTCGGTCGAGGGGCGCGATACGCGGACCGGCGCGACCCTGAGCTGGAAGCGCACCCGCGCCGCCACCAGCGTCACCCGCGGCGTGCGGTTGTTCTTTCTCGAGCTCGATGCCGAGCGCCCGCGCTCCGACATTTCGGGGACGGCCCCCGTCACCGGCCTCGATCATATCGTCGTCTCGACCTCCGATCCCGAGCGCGCGGCGGCGCTGTACGGGTCGAGGCTCGGGCTGGACATGGCGCTCGACCGGGCCCAGCAGGAGTTGCGCCGGCTGATGTTCTTCCGCTGCGGGGACGTGAATATCGAGGTTGTGCACCGGCCCGTCGCCGGTTCCGATGCCGAGCACGACAAATTGTGGGGCGTTAGCTGGCGTGTCGAGGATCTCGACGCCGCGCGCGCACGCCTGATCGACGCTGGTCTCACGGTGACGGAGCCGCGCGCCGGCCGCCGCCCCGGCACGCGTGTCGTCACCGTGCGCAGCGGGACCTGCCGGATTCCCACGCTGCTGGTCCAGCCGGAGGCGAAGTAG
- a CDS encoding sugar kinase, with translation MHALFIGQTYIDVTFITDHMPTGDEKHVASDYAVSFGGNAVTAAFCCAKLGIVPDLIATIANDWLGRMFQDMSAKYGIEIHPRKVASSSLSFIMPKDGKRAIVRCRDDEHIHPFPLLNLGNCRALHVDGHQPDAAIHYARLCRESGILTSLDGGGLRTNTHELLEFIDVAIVAERLCEQMDMTPEKMLDYLKSRGCRVGGVTQGERGLIWYDETGTVRTLPALSIPRERVLDTNGAGDVFHGAYVFSYLASPEKSWQQHFEFARAASTYKIQRLGNEAGLPTIADIQAVQREFGATA, from the coding sequence ATGCACGCACTTTTTATCGGACAGACCTATATCGACGTCACTTTCATCACCGACCACATGCCGACAGGCGACGAGAAACACGTGGCGTCCGACTACGCGGTGTCGTTCGGCGGCAACGCGGTGACCGCGGCGTTCTGCTGCGCCAAGCTCGGGATCGTGCCCGACCTGATCGCCACCATCGCCAACGACTGGCTCGGGCGGATGTTTCAGGACATGAGCGCGAAATACGGGATCGAGATCCATCCCCGCAAGGTCGCCTCGTCGTCGCTGTCCTTCATCATGCCGAAGGACGGCAAGCGGGCGATCGTGCGATGCCGCGACGACGAACACATCCATCCGTTCCCGCTGCTCAACCTCGGTAATTGCCGCGCGCTGCATGTCGACGGCCATCAGCCCGACGCCGCGATCCACTATGCCAGGCTGTGCCGCGAGAGCGGCATCCTGACCTCGCTCGACGGCGGCGGCCTGCGCACCAACACCCATGAGCTGCTGGAATTCATCGACGTCGCGATCGTCGCCGAGCGGCTGTGCGAACAGATGGACATGACGCCGGAGAAGATGCTCGACTACCTCAAGTCGCGCGGCTGCCGGGTCGGCGGCGTCACGCAAGGCGAGCGCGGCCTGATCTGGTACGACGAGACCGGCACCGTGCGCACCCTGCCGGCGCTATCGATCCCGCGCGAACGCGTGCTGGACACCAACGGCGCTGGCGACGTGTTTCACGGCGCCTATGTGTTCTCGTATCTCGCCAGCCCGGAGAAGAGCTGGCAGCAGCATTTCGAATTCGCCCGCGCCGCCTCCACCTACAAGATCCAGCGCCTCGGCAACGAGGCCGGCCTGCCGACCATCGCCGACATCCAAGCGGTGCAGCGGGAATTCGGGGCGACGGCGTAG
- a CDS encoding NAD(P)/FAD-dependent oxidoreductase → MNDTVLIVGAGHAGFQVAVSLRQAKYTGRIALINDEKHLPYQRPPLSKAYLKSGGDPNSLMFRPEKFFQDQTIELISDRAVSIDRAARKLLLASGETIEYGHLVLATGARNRQLDVPNATLPDVLYLRTLDESEVVRQRMPEKKHVVVIGAGFIGLEFAATARGKGLEVDVVELAPRVMARAVTPEISSYFHDRHTASGIRIHYGVRATEIESENGRVTGVALSDGRTLPCDLVVVGVGVIPNVELASAAGLPTASGIIVNEQLLTEDPNISVIGDCSLFNSVRFGEVMRVESVQNATDQARCVAARLTGSPATYDGYPWFWSDQADDKLQIAGLTAGFDQVVIRGSVAERSFSAFCYKDGQLIGVESVNRAADHVFGRKILPLGKSITPEQAADVSFDLKKATA, encoded by the coding sequence ATGAACGACACGGTCTTGATTGTGGGAGCCGGGCACGCCGGATTTCAGGTCGCCGTCTCGCTGCGCCAGGCCAAGTACACCGGTCGCATCGCGCTGATCAACGACGAGAAGCATCTGCCGTATCAGCGGCCGCCGCTGTCGAAGGCCTATCTCAAGAGCGGTGGCGATCCGAACTCGTTGATGTTCCGGCCCGAGAAATTCTTCCAGGATCAGACCATCGAGCTGATCTCCGATCGCGCGGTGTCGATCGATCGCGCCGCGCGCAAGCTGCTGCTGGCCTCCGGCGAAACGATCGAATACGGCCATCTGGTGCTCGCCACCGGCGCGCGCAACCGCCAGCTCGACGTGCCGAACGCCACGCTGCCCGACGTGCTGTATCTGCGCACGCTCGACGAAAGCGAAGTGGTGCGGCAGCGGATGCCGGAGAAGAAGCACGTCGTGGTAATCGGCGCCGGATTTATCGGACTGGAATTCGCCGCCACCGCGCGCGGCAAGGGTCTGGAAGTCGACGTCGTCGAGCTGGCGCCGCGGGTGATGGCGCGCGCGGTGACGCCGGAAATCTCCAGCTACTTCCACGACCGCCACACCGCTTCGGGCATCCGCATCCACTACGGCGTCCGCGCCACCGAGATCGAAAGCGAGAACGGCCGCGTCACCGGGGTTGCGCTCAGCGACGGCCGGACCTTGCCGTGCGATCTGGTCGTGGTCGGCGTCGGCGTGATCCCGAATGTCGAGCTGGCGTCGGCGGCGGGCCTGCCGACCGCGTCCGGCATCATCGTCAACGAACAGCTCCTCACCGAAGACCCGAACATCTCCGTGATCGGCGATTGTTCGCTGTTCAACAGCGTGCGGTTCGGCGAGGTGATGCGTGTCGAGTCGGTGCAGAACGCCACCGATCAGGCGCGCTGCGTCGCGGCGCGGCTCACCGGCTCGCCCGCGACCTATGACGGCTATCCGTGGTTCTGGTCCGACCAGGCCGACGACAAGCTGCAGATCGCCGGCCTCACCGCCGGCTTCGATCAGGTGGTGATCCGCGGCAGCGTCGCCGAGCGCTCGTTCTCGGCGTTCTGCTACAAAGACGGCCAACTGATCGGCGTCGAATCCGTCAACCGCGCCGCCGACCACGTGTTCGGCCGCAAGATCCTGCCGCTCGGCAAGTCGATCACGCCGGAACAGGCGGCGGATGTGTCGTTCGACCTGAAGAAGGCGACGGCGTAG
- a CDS encoding glycosyltransferase family 39 protein produces the protein MTTARRYVGGTALAIAAMVALRLVAAAVTPLTFDEAYYWTWSQHLAASYFDHPPMVAWVIRLGTLIAGDTEFGVRLISVLLALPMSWATWRSAELLFGGQRLAAGATLLLNATMMVSVGTVIVTPDAPLLVASSFVLYTLAQVLSSGRGVWWLAVGVAVGAGLLSKYTALFFGPAILIWLLWVPKQRRWLLTPWPYLGGLIAFAMFTPVVLWNAEHQWISFVKQLGRARVDGFNPSYLLELVPTQFVLSTPLVYILGLMGLYRLARGAGASGARVLISAIVWTIALYFAWQATHDRVEGNWLGALYPAFAVAAAVAATFVQWGPRAQRVVDVCRRWATPVGVLMFVLVVVQANTGVLTGYRRDASVRAVGVGYPAIAAEIAAVRERTGATCVLADDYGNTAWLAFYLPRGTCVAQRNERYRWLAAPSPSPEQLAGPLLLVGETNAAAHPALRATFGRIEKVGAVERKRGPLLIDTLELDILGDAKAPALDNSPPVY, from the coding sequence ATGACGACGGCGCGACGCTACGTCGGCGGCACCGCTCTGGCGATCGCCGCCATGGTGGCGCTGCGTCTGGTCGCCGCGGCGGTCACGCCGCTGACCTTCGACGAAGCCTATTACTGGACCTGGTCGCAGCATCTCGCCGCCTCCTATTTCGATCACCCGCCGATGGTGGCTTGGGTGATCAGGCTCGGCACCCTGATCGCCGGCGACACCGAATTCGGCGTGCGGCTGATCTCGGTGCTGCTGGCGCTGCCGATGAGCTGGGCGACCTGGCGCTCGGCGGAGCTGCTGTTCGGCGGCCAGCGGCTCGCCGCCGGCGCGACGCTGCTGCTCAACGCCACGATGATGGTCTCGGTCGGCACCGTGATCGTGACGCCGGACGCGCCCTTGCTCGTGGCGTCGAGCTTCGTGCTCTATACGCTCGCGCAGGTGCTGTCGTCGGGCAGGGGCGTCTGGTGGCTCGCGGTCGGCGTTGCGGTCGGCGCCGGGCTGCTGTCGAAATACACCGCTCTGTTCTTCGGCCCGGCGATCCTGATCTGGCTGCTGTGGGTGCCGAAGCAGCGGCGCTGGCTGCTGACGCCATGGCCCTATCTCGGCGGGCTGATCGCGTTCGCGATGTTCACGCCGGTGGTGCTGTGGAACGCCGAACACCAGTGGATCTCGTTCGTCAAGCAGCTCGGCCGCGCCAGGGTCGACGGCTTCAATCCGTCCTATCTGCTCGAGCTGGTCCCGACGCAGTTCGTCCTGTCGACGCCGCTGGTCTACATTCTCGGCCTGATGGGGCTTTATAGATTGGCGCGCGGCGCCGGCGCGTCGGGCGCGCGCGTCCTGATCAGCGCGATCGTCTGGACCATCGCGCTGTATTTCGCCTGGCAGGCGACCCACGACCGTGTCGAAGGCAATTGGCTCGGCGCGCTGTACCCCGCATTCGCGGTCGCCGCCGCGGTCGCCGCGACCTTCGTGCAATGGGGGCCGCGGGCGCAGCGCGTCGTCGATGTCTGCAGGCGATGGGCCACGCCGGTCGGCGTACTGATGTTCGTGCTGGTGGTGGTCCAGGCCAACACCGGCGTGCTGACCGGCTATCGCCGCGACGCCAGCGTGCGCGCGGTCGGCGTCGGCTATCCCGCAATCGCCGCCGAGATCGCGGCGGTGCGGGAGCGCACCGGCGCGACCTGCGTGCTCGCCGACGATTACGGCAATACGGCGTGGCTGGCGTTCTATCTGCCCAGGGGCACCTGCGTCGCGCAGCGCAACGAGCGCTATCGCTGGCTCGCGGCGCCGTCGCCGAGCCCGGAGCAGCTCGCGGGCCCGTTGCTGCTGGTCGGCGAGACCAACGCCGCCGCCCATCCGGCGCTGCGGGCGACCTTCGGCCGGATCGAGAAGGTCGGCGCGGTCGAGCGCAAGCGCGGGCCGCTGTTGATCGATACGCTCGAACTGGACATTCTCGGCGACGCGAAGGCCCCGGCGCTCGACAATTCGCCGCCCGTCTATTGA